One genomic region from Bubalus bubalis isolate 160015118507 breed Murrah chromosome 24, NDDB_SH_1, whole genome shotgun sequence encodes:
- the LOC102398503 gene encoding myosin-16-like: MSTLLCLKQMTNKTLIVKKDDIQQMNPPKFYQASDMADRTFLNEASVLDNLRQCYVNTRIYTYSGLFCMTLSPIHGAHVANMYEGAPGLVGCGRGAVPRALVALKPVWWELGHGWSSVDLLRLSLLTPYLLLGPLTAWGRELGGEKGKFIRIHFGTLGKLAGADIESCESQAPALAMESLLLVPNLKEYHWVSRGITVVEAFDVLGFSAEKVGVYKLTGGHHALRQLADKVAHLMGVNFRELQKGITRPQVKVSNKFVQEGQNMEQCQNPIGALGKTVYDKMFKWLVVRINKTLDAKMQREFCTGTLDAAGFEIFEGVLSLLTFDLGPANLSLLLASSFWPPESSIFMYWRQFNSFEQLCISFTKKKLQQFSQHHIFALEQEVCKREGIQWVFTDFGLDLQACIDLLEKGPRFSKPTGIFSIFPKATNGTFKASLFLNHLVHDPRTRKVGYNITGWIEKNEDPLNESVVGSFQKSSLGILALLFKEEEALGSGSSKQPRASPKSHRATDPPGHTTLPVSYATGSPFTLSLVDLNYLEQWNKLMTTLHGTSPHPVCCIVPHEFKKSGAKAAHLIMHQLACNGILEASGFVGRASQTGRSTEFTQRYQVLNPDVIPQGFVNNREASELLLGSTNLDVNEYKIGHIKITVSFPEVFFRAGILARLEDMQDKCPTKIMTTLQRWLRGFLVRVEFKKMLERRMCLQVIQRNTRKFLQLRSWGWWKLYIKSPRATYYMRVRSYWGLASRLGPPVMRKHATGHWGQGCYIQEAGGRGSLEGRGVLGSYVEGCWDPASGQRSFLHQEHENLLVVEERLTPMMKAKTGLESQISNMTPQQRKVNRGVSSAEVHMNHQDLDKTQTLGRQALDHKVCLLTGDLSLQEDSIAKLWKEKRELEELHQETLDNLQAEDKVNHLTKTSSKLSSQIHELEDNWKQEKKIWAEVEKARRKAESDLKITTDHLNEMERSKLDLQEVVKKREIEELKQELEADGAMSQGNGGSWTVRVSVIHLPQVEKEHSNLSRDLEGLSDRLEETGRATSAQKTGKRGLVPSTCSGLLSSVGTSGTETERLRGAGAGLPRSPASAPPRIELNPKREAELLQLWRKPEEAALQSAVRRKHTDSMAELTEHAENLQRVKSKLEKDKQGMKAEMDASVETM, translated from the exons atgtccacactgctgtgtttaaaacAGATGACAAACAAG ACGCTCATTGTGAAGAAAGATGACATCCAGCAGATGAACCCTCCCAAATTCTACCAAGCCAGCGACATGGCGGACAGGACCTTCCTGAACGAGGCCAGCGTCCTGGACAATCTACGTCAATGCTACGTCAACACGAGGATCTAT ACCTACTCGGGCTTGTTCTGCATGACTCTCAGCCCCATCCACGGGGCCCACGTGGCCAACATGTATGAAG GGGCCCCGGGGCTGGTGGGATGCGGGAGAGGCGCTGTCCCCAGGGCCCTGGTGGCCCTGAAGCCTGTCTGGTGGGAGCTGGGTCATGGATGGAGCTCAGTAGATCTGCTGCGCCTTTCCCTGCTGACCCCGTATCTCCTGCTGGGGCCTCTCACTGCCTGGGGAAGAGAACTGGGTGGGGAGAAG GGCAAGTTCATCCGGATCCACTTTGGAACTCTGGGCAAGCTGGCAGGAGCTGACATCGAGAGCTGTGA GAGCCAGGCCCCTGCCCTGGCCATGG AAAGCCTGCTGCTGGTCCCCAACCTGAAGGAGTACCACTGGGTGAGCCGGGGCATCACCGTGGTG GAAGCCTTTGATGTGCTGGGTTTCAGTGCCGAGAAGGTCGGCGTGTATAAGCTGACAGGGGGGCATCACGCACTTCGGCAAC TGGCTGACAAAGTTGCCCACCTCATGGGTGTCAACTTCAGGGAGCTCCAGAAGGGCATCACCAGGCCGCAGGTCAAAGTAAGCAACAAGTTTGTGCAGGAGGGCCAGAACATGGAGCAGTGCCAGAACCCCATCGGGGCCCTGGGCAAGACGGTGTACGACAAGATGTTCAAGTGGCTGGTGGTCAGGATCAACAAGACCTTGGACGCCAAGATGCAGAGGGAGTTCTGCACTGGGACGCTAGATGCTGCCGGCTTTGAGATCTTTGAGGG GGTTCTCTCGCTTCTCACCTTCGACCTGGGGCCAGCCAATCTCAGTCTGCTCCTGGCCTCcagcttctggcctccagaaagtTCCATCTTCATGTATTGGCGCCAA TTCAACAGCTTCGAGCAGCTGTGCATCAGCTTCACCAAGAAGAAGCTGCAgcagttctcccagcaccacaTATTCGCGCTGGAGCAGGAGGTGTGCAAGAGGGAGGGCATCCAATGGGTCTTCACAGATTTTGGCCTTGACCTGCAGGCCTGCATCGACCTCCTGGAAAAGGGACCCCGCTTCTCGAAG CCCACGGGCATCTTCTCCATCTTCCCCAAGGCCACAAATGGCACATTCAAGGCATCCCTGTTCCTAAACCACCTGG TTCATGACCCCCGAACTAGGAAG GTGGGTTACAACATCACGGGCTGGATAGAGAAAAACGAAGACCCCCTGAATGAGTCAGTGGTGGGCTCGTTCCAAAAGTCGAGCCTGGGGATCCTAGCCCTTCTCTTCAAAGAAGAGGAGGCTCTGG GCAGTGGCAGCAGCAAGCAGCCTCGGGCCAGCCCTAAATCACACAGGGCCACAGACCCTCCAGGGCACACAACACTCCCTGTGAGTTATGCCACAGGCAGCCCGTTCACCCTCTCCCTGGTAGATCTCAATTACCTG GAGCAGTGGAACAAGCTGATGACCACTCTGCATGGCACCTCCCCACATCCTGTCTGCTGTATCGTCCCCCATGAGTTCAAGAAATCAG GCGCGAAGGCCGCCCACCTGATCATGCACCAGCTGGCTTGCAACGGAATCTTGGAAGCCTCCGGATTTGTAGGAAGGGCTTCCCAAACAGGCCGCAGTACCGAGTTCACACAGAG GTACCAAGTGCTGAACCCCGACGTGATTCCTCAGGGGTTCGTGAACAACAGGGAGGCCTCAGAGCTGCTCCTGGGGTCCACCAACCTGGATGTCAATGAATACAAGATCGGACACATCAAG ATCACTGTGTCTTTCCCCGAGGTGTTCTTCCGAGCGGGCATCCTGGCCAGGCTTGAGGATATGCAGGACAAATGCCCCACCAAGATCATGACCACGTTGCAGCGTTGGCTCCGCGGTTTCCTCGTGAGGGTCGAATTCAAGAAGATGCTGGAACGAAG AATGTGCCTGCAGGTCATCCAGAGGAACACACGCAAGTTCCTGCAGCTGCGTTCCTGGGGCTGGTGGAAGCTCTACATCAAG AGTCCACGAGCCACCTACTACATGCGGGTCAGGTCATACTGGGGCCTGGCATCCCGCCTGGGGCCCCCCGTTATGAGGAAGCACGCCACTGGACACTGGGGACAGGGCTGCTACATTCAGGAGGCCGGAGGACGGGGTAGTCTTGAGGGGCGGGGTGTTCTGGGCAGCTACGTGGAGGG GTGCTGGGACCCTGCCTCTGGCCAACGCTCTTTCCTCCACCAGGAGCATGAGAACCTGCTGGTTGTGGAGGAGCGCCTGACCCCAATGATGAAAGCCAAGACAGGGCTGGAGAGCCAGATTTCCAACAT GACCCCCCAGCAAAGGAAGGTGAACCGGGGTGTCTCCAGCGCTGAGGTGCACATGAACCACCAGGACCTCGATAAGACACAGACTCTGGGCCGGCAG gccCTGGATCACAAAGTCTGTTTGCTGACTGGGGACCTCTCCCTTCAAGAAGACTCCATCGCCAAGCtctggaaggagaagagggagctgGAGGAGCTGCATCAG GAAACCCTTGACAACCTGCAAGCTGAGGACAAGGTGAACCACCTGACCAAGACCAGCAGCAAGCTCAGCAGCCAGATCCACGAG CTGGAGGATAActggaaacaggaaaagaaaatttgggCGGAAGTGGAAAAGGCTCGACGGAAAGCTGAGAGTGACCTGAAGATTACCACCGACCATCTCAATGAGATGGAGCGGTCCAAGCTAGatctccaggaggtggtgaaaaa GCGTGAAATCGAGGAGCTGAAGCAAGAGCTGGAGGCTGACGGGGCAATGAGCCAAG GAAACGGGGGCTCTTGGACAGTCAGGGTCAGCGTCATTCACCTCCCCCAGGTGGAGAAAGAACACAGCAACCTGTCCCGAGACCTGGAAGGCTTAAGTGACAGGCTGGAAGAAACTGGGAGAGCCACATCTGCTCAG AAAACAGGCAAGAGGGGGCTGGTTCCGTCCACTTGCTCTGGGCTGCTCAGTTCAGTGGGTACAAGCGGGACTGAGACTGAACGCCTCAGGGGGGCCGGTGCCGGCCTGCCCAGGAGCCCTGCCTCTGCTCCACCCCGGATCGAGCTGAACCCCAAGCGGGAGGCTGAGCTGCTGCAGCTGTGGCGGAAGCCGGAGGAGGCGGCCCTGCAGAGTGCAGTGCGCAGGAAGCACACGGACTCCATGGCCGAGCTAACCGAGCACGCGGAGAACCTGCAGAGGGTGAAGTCCAAGCTGGAGAAGGACAAGCAGGGCATGAAGGCCGAGATGGATGCCAGCGTGGAGACCATGTAG